Proteins co-encoded in one Nothobranchius furzeri strain GRZ-AD chromosome 4, NfurGRZ-RIMD1, whole genome shotgun sequence genomic window:
- the LOC129164280 gene encoding uncharacterized protein, whose product MVKRCSVAGCGGSVGLHSFPLDLEIRRQWLRAIGVLENSQLPPGAVVCNQHFTRDSFANMMEFELGYSARLRLKREAVPTVALPRIRCSPPTLLPHHGGLQSEAKSTQDVGCQTDLVICKNALVQAHVKPYRRSKATQFRAPSRSVSCDTGTVTEIHLPQSPRAASTPLKRPRYEVSVVDPSFHLNDSASSVNCSSSFTEVHPQKDKKYIVHEKQLLGLFRRCPVCTGRCVVNTTTVGTLLRVTQRCSCCEHYNEWSSQPMVNSIPAGNLQLCAAVLFTGSSFSQISKFLGAFNVQGLSKQSFCRHQAKLLIPTVSWQWQLEQADIIQEATESGPVTLGGDMRADSPGHSAKYGMDLKRNKVIDIQLVQSNEVGNSVRMEKEGFVRSLSTLLERGVDVQQVVTDRHTGVQKYLREEKKEISHYFDPWHMGKGIGKKIEELGKRKTTQDVRLWKQSVVNHLYWSASSSSSGQEAVAKWTSVANHIQNVHSHDNALFPSCLHAPLDGEQARQWLKPSTASCEKLTAILLAPRFVKDVEKISPQYHTSTLEAFHSLIIRFTPKSQVFSFKGMLSRLQIAAMHYNENAARSHAATATGELRYAVVYPKYKRGDYTVRALKTNPTSLYVHKLMDLLFDSVVVDPLPYQEYSDKITVPEPLCAQFQRPDKRDAVSRHRSRF is encoded by the exons atggttaaAAGGTGTAGTGTAGCTGGTtgtggtggctctgtggggttgcactcctttccactggacttagaaattaggcgccagtggttgcgcgcaatcggtgtactggaaaacagtcagctcccgcctggtgctgtagtctgcaaccagcattttacccgcgattccttcgccaacatgatggagtttgaactgggttattctgcacgtctccgtttgaagagggaggccgtgcccaccgtggctcttccacgaattagatgcagcccaccgactctgctcccccaccatggcgggctccagtctgag gctaaatctacccaagacgttggctgtcagactgatttagtaatctgcaaaaatgcacttgtccaggctcatGTAAAGCCTTATcgacgtagcaaag ccacacagtttagagctcccagccgcagtgtgtcttgtgacacaggtaccgtgacggaaattcatcttccacaaAGTCCCAGAgctgcgtccacacccctgaaaagaccacgatatgaggtgtctgttgttgatcccagcttccacctcaatgacagtgcaagctcagtgaactgttcaag CTCTTTCACTGAGGTCCATCCACAAAAGGACAAGAAGTACATTGTTCATGAGAAACAGTTGCTGGGGCTGTTCAGAAGGTGTCCCGTTTGTACCGGTCGTTGTGTTGTGAACACGACAACAGTCGGCACACTGCTCCGTGTGACACAACGGTGTTCATGCTGTGAGCACTACAATGAGTGGTCCAGTCAGCCTATGGTGAACAGCATCCCAGCAGGAAACCTCCAGCTCTGTGCTGCTGTCCTTTTCAcaggctcatcatttagccagatttctaag ttcctgggtgccttcaatgtgcagggactgtccaagcagtCATTCTGTCGGCATCAGGCAAAGCtcttaattccaacagtgagctggcagtggcagctagagcaagctgatatcatccaggaggctactgaatctggacctgtgactcttggtggtgacatgcgagctgattcacctg gacactcagccaaatatggcatggatctcaaaagaaacaaagttattgatatccaacttgtacag agcaatgaagttgggaatagtgtgcgaatggagaaggagggatttgtgagaagtctgagcacacttttggagaggggggtcgatgtgcagcaagtcgtgactgaccgccacacaggagtgcagaagtatttgagggaggaaaaaaaggaaatcagtcactactttgacccctggcacatgggaaaag gaattggtaagaaaatcgaagagctggggaagagaaagacgacccaggatgtgagactgtggaagcaaagtgtggtgaaccacctctactggtcagcatccagttcctcctcaggacaggaggcagttgcaaagtggacttcagttgccaaccacatccaaaatgtgcacagccatgacaacgccctgttccctagctgtctgcatgcacctctggatggagaacaggcaagacagtggctcaaaccaa gcacagcatcatgtgagaagctcactgccattctgttagctccacggtttgtgaaggacgtagagaagataagccctcagtaccacacatccaccttggaggctttccacagtctcatcatcagatttactccaaaaagtcaagtcttctccttcaaaggaatgctgTCTAG attacaaattgctgcaatgcactataatgaaaatgcagcacgctcacatgcagcaacagcaactggtgagctgagatatgctgtagtgtacccaaagtacaaacgtggagactacacagtgagagccctgaagaccaatccaacctcat tatatgtgcacaagcttatggacctgctgttcgactctgtggtggtggatcctcTCCCATATCAGGAGTACTCGGACAAAATTACGGTTCCAGAACCGCTCTGTgcccagttccaaagaccagataaacgggatgctgtgagcaggcacaggtccaggttttaa
- the LOC129164281 gene encoding P2X purinoceptor 7-like encodes MATESDTSSEQSFEVEDFSPPSSPEDREEGLLGEASGPEPYLFEPLARELSEAPGVEPAGVSRHRMGPVSEWCTCGHCTSLSARENVCCRETPKVMLRCQQVGVTSCITEHPGFEAVALNPYVLQAVYGTFLQLYGEMQETTLNSCYRHLAYRNVVRWCWGYLGQHVRVVIPSCAVSRIRQEFPEDGAYKGFLPPLN; translated from the exons ATGGCGACGGAGAGCGACACTAGCTCAGAGCAGTCATTCGAGGTGGAGGACTTTTCCCCACCTTCTTCCCCAGAGGATAGGGAGGAGGGCTTATTGGGGGAAGCAAGCGGTCCTGAACCGTATCTTTTTGAGCCACTAGCTCGTGAGTTGTCAGAGGCCCCTGGAGTCGAGCCAGCAGGAGTATCAAGGCATCGAATGGGTCCAGTCTCTGAGTG GTGCACCTGCGGCCACTGCACATCATTGTCTGCCAGAGAAAATGTGTGCtgcagagaaacgcccaag GTAATGCTCAGGTGTCAGCAGGTGGGTGTAACCTCCTGCATAACAGAGCATCCTGGTTTTGAGGCTGTTGCTCTGAATCCCTACGTGTTGCAGGCAGTTTATGGCACCTTTCTGCAACTCTATGGGGAGATGCAGGAGACTACGCTCAACAG CTGTTACAGACATCTGGCGTACCGgaatgtggtcaggtggtgttggggTTACCTGGGACAGCACGTTCGTGTTGTGATCCCGTCATGCGCTGTCTCCAGAATAAGGCAGGAGTTCCCAGAAGACGGTGCATACAAAGGATTCCTCCCTCCTCTgaactaa